One stretch of Anolis carolinensis isolate JA03-04 chromosome 3, rAnoCar3.1.pri, whole genome shotgun sequence DNA includes these proteins:
- the gpr161 gene encoding G-protein coupled receptor 161, producing the protein MMSINSSLSYKNASGNLTLLENGVDRITESIAIIVIAIFICLGNLVIVLTLYKRSYLLTLSNKFVFSLTLSNFLLSVLVLPFVVTSSIKREWIFGVVWCNFSALLYMLISSASMLTLGLIAIDRYYAVLYPMVYPRKITGNRAVVAIVYVWLHSLIGCLPPLFGWSSLEFDQFKWMCVAAWHKQAGYTAFWQIWCALLPFMIMMICYGFIFRVARIKARKIHCGSVVIAEEDTQRNGRKNSSTSTSSSGSRRNAFQGVVYSANQCKALITILVVIGAFVITWGPYMVVITSEALWGKNSISPTLETLATWLSFTSAICHPLIYGLWNKTVRKELLGMCFGDRYYRESFVQRQRTSRLFSISNRITDLGLSPHLTALMAGERTLGHSSSTGDTGFSYSQDSGTDVMLLEDYSSDGVHPHCVYPHRRRSSVTFEDEVEHIKDKTKNSILHVKAEVHKSLDSYASSLAKAIETDVRITLFGGDALAGSLFPVRTVGNSSTCARRGGRTHAGQRLQLQSIEEGNA; encoded by the exons ATGATGAGCATCAACTCCTCTCTTAGCTACAAGAACGCCTCAGGGAACCTTACACTTCTGGAGAATGGAGTAGACAGAATTACAGAGTCAATTGCAATCATTGTCATTGCCATTTTCATCTGTTTAGGAAATCTGGTCATTGTCCTAACTCTCTACAAAAGGTCGTACCTCCTCACACTCAGCAACAAGTTTGTGTTCAGCCTGACCCTATCCAACTTCCTCCTTTCGGTACTTGTGCTCCCTTTTGTTGTGACCAGCTCCATCAAGCGAGAATGGATCTTTGGTGTTGTTTGGTGCAATTTTTCAGCCCTGCTGTATATGCTGATCAGCTCTGCCAGTATGCTCACACTCGGACTTATTGCTATCGATCG gtACTATGCTGTCCTATACCCAATGGTTTACCCAAGGAAGATCACGGGTAATAGAGCAGTGGTGGCTATTGTGTACGTGTGGCTCCATTCTCTCATTGGATGCCTTCCTCCCCTCTTTGGTTGGTCTTCCCTAGAGTTTGACCAGTTCAAATGGATGTGTGTGGCTGCATGGCATAAACAGGCAGGTTACACTGCTTTTTGGCAGATCTGGTGTGCATTGCTGCCCTTCATGATCATGATGATATGCTATGGATTTATCTTCCGCGTGGCTCGGATTAAAGCCCGGAAGATTCATTGTGGGAGTGTGGTCATTGCAGAGGAAGATACTCAaaggaatgggagaaagaactccagtACTTCAACGTCCTCCTCAGGAAGCCGGAGGAATGCTTTCCAAGGAGTGGTTTATTCTGCCAATCAGTGCAAAGCTCTGATAACTATTTTGGTTGTGATTGGTGCCTTTGTCATCACATGGGGGCCTTACATGGTGGTAATTACCTCTGAGGCACTTTGGGGGAAAAACAGCATTTCCCCAACTTTGGAGACATTAGCAACATGGTTATCTTTCACAAGTGCCATTTGCCACCCTTTGATTTATGGACTATGGAATAAAACGGTACGCAAGGAGTTGCTAGGAATGTGTTTCGGAGACCGATACTACAGAGAATCATTTGTGCAGCGACAAAGGACATCCAGATTATTTAGTATTTCTAATAGGATTACAG ATTTAGGTCTGTCTCCACACCTCACAGCTCTTATGGCAGGTGAAAGGACGCTAGGACATAGCAGTAGCACAGGAGATACAGGATTCAGCTACTCTCAGGATTCAG GAACAGATGTCATGCTACTTGAAGACTATAGTTCTGATGGAGTGCACCCACATTGTGTGTATCCTCATCGACGGAGGAGTTCAGTGACATTTGAAGATGAAGTGGAACATATTAAAG acAAAACAAAGAATTCTATCCTTCATGTAAAAGCAGAAGTTCATAAATCCCTGGACAGTTATGCATCCAGCTTGGCCAAAGCTATTGAAACTGACGTGAGGATCACTTTGTTTGGTGGAGATGCTTTAGCTGGTTCTTTGTTCCCAGTACGAACAGTGGGAAACAGCAGCACTTGTGCACGGCGCGGTGGCCGGACCCATGCTGGCCAAAGACTACAGTTACAGAGCATTGAGGAAGGAAACGCTTAA